One window from the genome of Anaerococcus sp. Marseille-Q7828 encodes:
- a CDS encoding response regulator transcription factor, which produces MKILMIEDDSTIAFAVKTYLNKHNIETIIYNNLSQTDNLNFNDFDLILLDANLPDGSGFNFLKWLREFSDLPVIMLTLKNEDEYVIKGLSQGADDYITKPFSLPVLKARIDNVFSRKIKKVDELTFENLSLDLISKQASIDGKDLDLNLKEFAVLEMLLENQNINLLRERILDYVWGYDFYEVNDNTLTVTIKRLRNKLGEYGDYIKTLRGIGYRWDNE; this is translated from the coding sequence TTGAAAATACTAATGATTGAAGATGACAGCACAATTGCTTTTGCTGTTAAAACTTACCTAAACAAACATAATATTGAAACAATTATTTATAACAATCTTTCTCAGACAGATAATCTTAATTTTAATGATTTTGATTTAATTCTTCTTGATGCTAATCTCCCAGATGGGTCAGGCTTTAATTTTTTAAAGTGGCTAAGAGAATTTTCTGATCTTCCTGTAATAATGCTTACTTTAAAAAATGAAGATGAGTATGTAATAAAAGGTCTTTCTCAAGGAGCAGATGATTATATTACAAAACCTTTTTCTCTCCCTGTTTTAAAGGCGAGAATAGACAATGTATTTAGCAGAAAAATAAAAAAGGTTGATGAACTGACTTTTGAAAATTTATCTTTAGATCTTATATCAAAACAAGCTTCGATAGATGGAAAAGATTTAGACCTTAACTTAAAAGAGTTTGCTGTCTTGGAAATGCTTTTAGAAAACCAAAATATAAATCTACTAAGAGAGCGAATTTTAGATTATGTATGGGGTTATGATTTTTATGAAGTAAACGACAATACTTTAACAGTAACTATAAAAAGACTTCGAAATAAACTTGGCGAGTATGGAGATTATATAAAAACTCTTAGGGGAATAGGCTATAGGTGGGATAATGAGTAA
- a CDS encoding HAMP domain-containing sensor histidine kinase: protein MSKNKNILLVLILNLIMSLFVVYLNPRFDILTLIGFLLINIILFLIIRKFEKKKEIDLEDKINNIFNLLHSLDIDSDNYEIIDDEFGKLRDEIIKIIIENKRIAENAKKNKETLREYTEDIAHQIKTPLTGSLLLLDLLEAEDKNSSEEYIERLRDNLLRLHNLSDILLKLAALDSGTIEMIKDSISAQELIEDITQNLKDYFINDNIEISLYGEDFDLICDKKWTYEAVFNVMKNGLEATEDRHIEIHLKDTNLYKSILVEDFSDGLDREMLEKVFRRFYKADPNSKGYGIGLPMAKSVMERQNGELLYRKGKKSNSFELRFYN, encoded by the coding sequence ATGAGTAAAAACAAAAATATTTTACTTGTCTTAATTTTAAATTTGATAATGTCTTTGTTTGTAGTTTATCTCAATCCAAGATTTGATATTCTAACACTTATAGGTTTTTTACTTATAAATATAATTCTGTTTCTAATTATTAGAAAATTTGAAAAGAAAAAAGAAATAGATCTAGAGGATAAAATTAATAATATATTTAACCTCCTACATTCACTTGATATAGACTCAGACAATTATGAAATTATAGATGATGAATTTGGTAAACTCAGAGATGAGATTATTAAAATTATTATAGAAAATAAGAGAATAGCTGAAAATGCAAAGAAAAATAAGGAAACTTTAAGAGAATATACTGAAGACATTGCCCATCAAATAAAAACTCCGTTGACTGGATCACTATTATTGTTAGACTTATTAGAAGCCGAAGATAAAAATTCTTCAGAAGAGTATATAGAAAGACTTAGAGATAATTTGCTTAGACTCCACAACTTATCTGACATTTTATTAAAACTTGCAGCCCTTGATTCTGGTACAATAGAAATGATAAAAGACAGTATATCTGCTCAAGAATTAATTGAAGACATCACACAAAATCTAAAAGATTATTTTATCAATGATAATATTGAAATTTCTCTTTATGGAGAAGATTTTGATCTTATATGCGATAAGAAGTGGACCTATGAAGCGGTATTTAATGTGATGAAAAATGGTCTAGAAGCAACAGAAGATAGACATATAGAAATTCATCTAAAAGATACGAACTTATATAAGAGCATATTAGTAGAAGATTTCTCAGATGGCTTAGATAGAGAAATGTTAGAAAAAGTTTTTAGACGTTTTTATAAAGCAGATCCGAATTCAAAAGGCTATGGGATTGGGCTTCCTATGGCAAAATCTGTTATGGAAAGACAAAATGGAGAGCTTTTATATCGTAAGGGGAAGAAATCAAATTCCTTTGAACTGAGATTTTATAATTAA
- a CDS encoding ABC transporter ATP-binding protein — translation MNIVKTVDLTKTYNGGVEVNALSNVNFELEKGDLVAIIGDSGSGKSTLLHLLAGVDKPTSGDIFIQDKNITKFNKDEMTIFRRRNIGVVYQFFNLIPNINVRKNILLPLLLDNKKADEEYLKEILSILGIEGKLDRYPKQLSGGEQQRVAIARSLITRPAIILADEPTGNLDRKNSEEITGLFRFVNKRLNSTIMIITHDEKVANSCDKVYRIVDGRLNFLGDETYENY, via the coding sequence ATGAATATAGTAAAAACAGTTGATTTAACAAAAACATATAATGGCGGAGTAGAAGTAAATGCCCTTTCAAATGTAAACTTTGAACTAGAAAAAGGAGACCTAGTTGCCATCATTGGAGACAGTGGATCTGGCAAATCTACACTACTCCATTTACTTGCAGGAGTTGATAAACCAACAAGTGGGGATATTTTTATTCAAGATAAAAATATTACTAAGTTTAATAAAGATGAGATGACAATCTTTCGAAGAAGGAATATAGGCGTTGTCTATCAATTTTTTAATTTGATTCCAAACATCAACGTTCGAAAAAATATTTTACTTCCTCTTTTGTTAGACAATAAAAAGGCAGATGAAGAATATTTAAAGGAAATTTTATCGATACTAGGAATAGAAGGAAAGCTTGATAGGTATCCAAAACAATTATCCGGTGGAGAGCAACAAAGAGTCGCTATTGCCAGAAGTTTGATTACAAGACCTGCAATAATCTTAGCAGATGAGCCTACAGGAAATCTCGATAGAAAAAATTCTGAAGAAATCACAGGACTTTTCAGATTTGTAAATAAGAGATTAAATTCTACAATTATGATAATAACTCATGATGAAAAAGTAGCAAATTCTTGTGATAAGGTCTATAGAATAGTAGATGGTAGGTTAAATTTCTTAGGAGATGAAACTTATGAAAATTATTAA
- a CDS encoding ABC transporter permease subunit, protein MISTLQNKKRKIIIALIWLVIWQIMASLIGEEILLPSPFLVLQRFFELIVTKEFYITILSSFGKIFIGFVFSICLGLILAYFSYKYDLFYEFINPIIVIFRSIPLASLVIFFLFWINTKNLSILVSFIMAMPIIYTNTYEGLKSIDKKLLQMASIYEVNKLDKLKYIYLIKARAFIKSSIISVSGLVLKAGIAGEVIGLPDSSIGKNLYNTKIYLDMPSLLAWTLAILILSFIFEYTLRKILEEDDD, encoded by the coding sequence ATGATTTCTACTTTACAAAATAAGAAAAGAAAAATAATAATTGCCCTTATTTGGTTAGTAATTTGGCAAATAATGGCAAGTTTGATAGGAGAGGAGATACTATTGCCATCTCCTTTTCTTGTATTACAAAGATTTTTTGAACTTATTGTGACCAAAGAATTTTATATCACGATATTATCATCCTTTGGTAAAATTTTCATAGGCTTTGTTTTTTCCATATGCTTGGGCCTAATACTAGCGTATTTTTCTTACAAATATGATTTATTTTACGAATTTATAAATCCAATCATAGTGATATTTAGGTCAATACCATTGGCAAGTCTTGTCATATTCTTTCTTTTTTGGATAAATACTAAGAATCTTTCTATCCTTGTTTCCTTTATCATGGCTATGCCAATTATATACACAAATACCTATGAAGGTCTAAAATCAATTGATAAAAAACTATTACAAATGGCTAGTATATATGAAGTTAATAAACTAGATAAGTTAAAATATATATACCTTATCAAGGCCAGGGCCTTTATAAAATCAAGTATTATTTCTGTATCGGGCCTTGTGCTAAAGGCAGGTATTGCAGGAGAAGTAATAGGACTTCCTGATAGTTCAATAGGTAAAAATCTTTATAATACAAAGATATACCTGGATATGCCATCACTTCTTGCGTGGACTTTGGCCATACTAATTTTATCCTTTATATTTGAATACACCCTTAGGAAGATTTTGGAGGAAGATGATGATTAG
- a CDS encoding ATP-binding cassette domain-containing protein → MIRFENVTKSFDHKVIDDLSFEVKNGEPFAIFGRSGIGKTTLINLILGLEKADSGSIYKDFSKVSVIFQEDRLIDEISAFDNLKIVNHNSSLIKDTLRALNIEDLKSPIYKFSGGMKRRVAIARALIFDGDILIMDEPFAGIDDYNKNIAIDLIKEKFAEKTIILVSHNKDDMAKFDIPLENVLYL, encoded by the coding sequence ATGATTAGATTTGAAAATGTGACGAAGTCCTTTGATCACAAGGTCATAGATGATTTGTCTTTTGAAGTAAAAAATGGAGAGCCTTTTGCTATATTTGGTAGGTCTGGCATTGGTAAAACTACATTGATCAATCTAATCTTGGGCTTAGAAAAAGCAGATTCGGGGAGTATTTATAAGGATTTTTCGAAAGTCTCAGTAATATTTCAAGAAGATAGGCTGATTGATGAGATTTCGGCCTTTGATAATTTGAAGATTGTTAACCATAACTCTAGCTTGATTAAGGATACTTTAAGAGCTTTAAATATAGAAGATCTAAAAAGTCCAATATACAAATTTTCTGGTGGAATGAAAAGGCGAGTTGCCATTGCAAGGGCGCTTATCTTTGATGGCGATATTTTGATAATGGATGAGCCCTTTGCCGGTATTGATGATTATAACAAGAATATTGCCATAGATCTTATCAAGGAGAAATTTGCCGAAAAAACTATTATCTTGGTTTCTCATAATAAGGATGATATGGCAAAATTTGATATTCCTTTGGAAAATGTCCTTTATTTATAA
- the murJ gene encoding murein biosynthesis integral membrane protein MurJ, translating to MGQTTFMLMLITIISKIFGFIREAVMASYIGAGGIKSIYTTANTLPVVVANFVAVGIISGFIPIYNRAKNEEGIKEAEKFTSNIFNILMVFGAIALLIGFIFARPFSKILSPSLEGELLDLATNYTRIMMFAVFAYLYSAVFRGYLNIKGDFFNPAITGIIMNIIIIIFTVLTGKTGNPYFLIIGALLGNVLQYILFPRATRKAGYRHNKIIDFSNKYVKQLMLIALPVIISSAAGEISIIVDNSMASAFFGEESISVLFYAKTMLTLITGVITVSVTTALFPKISEFGQSGKIEEMKSSISSSVVTTMLLVIPATIGIMVLSNPVIELVYQRNAFTSEDTIAVASMMVSYAPFIIFQSITDVVDRGFYAVGDSKTPVIIVVIQQLINVILNAIFIKFYGLNGIAYATVISTIIGSSLMIYKFRDNFGSFKFKNTLISILKILIITGIMALVAGKIYAITADNLPHILAVFIAILLAAFVYGFLILLVRIPEVMELINTIYHKYFRKRKAQKHINTNKSEHIELPKQKRKQIENTRKYESRKRR from the coding sequence ATGGGTCAAACTACATTCATGCTTATGCTTATAACGATAATATCCAAAATTTTTGGTTTTATAAGAGAAGCAGTTATGGCATCCTATATTGGGGCAGGTGGCATCAAATCAATATATACGACTGCAAATACTTTGCCAGTAGTTGTAGCAAACTTTGTAGCCGTTGGTATTATTTCAGGCTTCATACCCATATATAATAGGGCCAAAAATGAAGAAGGAATCAAAGAAGCAGAGAAATTCACTTCAAATATTTTTAATATTTTGATGGTCTTTGGAGCCATAGCTCTATTGATTGGTTTTATCTTTGCTAGACCATTTTCTAAGATTTTATCCCCATCTCTTGAAGGCGAATTATTAGACTTAGCTACAAATTATACTAGAATAATGATGTTTGCAGTTTTTGCCTACCTATATTCTGCTGTATTTAGGGGATATCTGAACATCAAGGGAGATTTTTTCAATCCGGCCATAACTGGCATTATTATGAATATTATCATAATAATATTTACAGTTCTAACTGGAAAGACTGGAAATCCATATTTTCTAATAATTGGTGCTCTTTTGGGTAATGTTTTACAATACATCTTATTTCCTAGGGCCACTAGGAAAGCTGGATATAGGCACAATAAGATAATTGATTTTTCAAATAAATATGTAAAACAGCTGATGTTAATCGCCCTACCAGTTATTATATCATCAGCCGCGGGGGAGATTTCTATAATTGTAGATAACTCGATGGCTTCTGCTTTTTTTGGAGAAGAGAGTATATCAGTATTATTCTATGCAAAAACAATGCTAACACTAATCACAGGAGTTATCACCGTTTCAGTTACCACAGCACTTTTTCCAAAAATTTCCGAGTTTGGTCAAAGTGGAAAAATCGAAGAAATGAAAAGCTCAATTAGTTCCTCTGTAGTAACAACCATGCTTTTGGTAATACCAGCTACAATTGGTATTATGGTTTTGTCAAATCCTGTAATTGAATTAGTCTACCAAAGAAATGCCTTCACCAGCGAAGACACTATAGCTGTTGCAAGCATGATGGTATCCTATGCACCATTTATAATCTTCCAATCAATAACAGATGTAGTAGATCGAGGATTTTATGCAGTAGGAGATTCCAAAACACCAGTAATAATTGTTGTTATCCAACAACTAATAAATGTAATATTAAATGCCATCTTTATCAAATTCTATGGCCTAAACGGTATAGCCTATGCCACAGTAATATCTACTATCATAGGATCAAGCCTTATGATATACAAATTTAGAGATAACTTTGGTAGTTTTAAATTTAAAAACACTCTGATTTCTATATTGAAGATCCTTATAATAACAGGGATAATGGCACTTGTAGCAGGAAAAATCTATGCTATAACAGCAGATAATCTGCCACATATATTGGCTGTATTTATAGCAATACTTTTAGCGGCCTTTGTATACGGATTTTTGATATTATTAGTAAGAATCCCAGAAGTAATGGAACTAATTAACACCATTTACCACAAGTATTTTAGAAAGAGAAAAGCTCAAAAGCACATAAATACAAATAAGAGCGAGCATATAGAACTTCCAAAACAAAAAAGAAAACAAATAGAAAATACTAGAAAATACGAATCTAGGAAAAGACGATAA
- a CDS encoding helix-turn-helix transcriptional regulator has translation MGFSYDKLWKKLIDEKMNKLDLQKAINTTPHTIAKMGRDENVSMDILGRMCMYFKCDISEVLEYRIENTND, from the coding sequence ATAGGATTTTCCTATGACAAATTATGGAAAAAATTGATAGATGAAAAGATGAATAAATTAGACTTACAAAAAGCCATAAATACAACTCCTCATACCATAGCTAAAATGGGACGAGATGAAAATGTGAGCATGGATATCCTTGGCAGAATGTGTATGTATTTTAAATGTGATATATCAGAAGTACTGGAGTATAGAATTGAAAATACTAATGATTGA